TCTTCATGCGAAACGCAAGTGCGGCCATTCCGATCCATGTGATTGTCCAGAAATACCGACAGATGACAATGTTGGTCTGATGAGAAAAAGTAATACCGTTACTTATATTGCACACAAAGTAGCGCTAGTGTGCGGCGTGAAATCAGAACTTCCTTTGTCTAGAAGTATTTTCAAAGGTGGTGAGCATGATGGAACGACTCTCGTGCCGACCTTAGAAAAGGTAAAACAAGATCTTCCTGAAGAATGGTTAAAAACCGTTCAATACGTGAGTGCAGACGGAATCTATCAAAACAAGGAGAATCAAGAAAAAACGAAAAAAATTCTCGATGCCAAACTCCTGTCTCCCATTAATCCACGAAAAATCAAGGATAAACAACTAGATGTTCGTGGTGTAACGAAACTCGACAGATATGGAGTACCGCATTGTATGAGTGGTCATCGATTAAAATTAAAAGGGTTAGATGAAGCAAA
This is a stretch of genomic DNA from Bacillaceae bacterium S4-13-56. It encodes these proteins:
- a CDS encoding transposase, producing the protein KKSSKGRKGIDFYALFKAFTLAPLLYVEVMVSSVHLQVEGNSDFRTVCGFTTIPSLKTFERFDQIMIENGLWEKARQLMVNFNIQQGIIEKEDQLAVDTTHVEAEATLHAKRKCGHSDPCDCPEIPTDDNVGLMRKSNTVTYIAHKVALVCGVKSELPLSRSIFKGGEHDGTTLVPTLEKVKQDLPEEWLKTVQYVSADGIYQNKENQEKTKKILDAKLLSPINPRKIKDKQLDVRGVTKLDRYGVPHCMSGHRLKLKGLDEA